A genomic segment from Synergistes jonesii encodes:
- a CDS encoding branched-chain amino acid ABC transporter permease — protein MTLTKKDKLWYGFIIVAAILPCIPGVIGGGSFFGHVATMVLLYAAMAQSWNIISGYCGQVSFGHSVFFGIGAYAAGLAVVTFETLPWYGVPLGMLAAALVSILISYPCFRLKGHYFAIATFAIVEIFNRLFMIWDAVGGALGLDYPILPDGWENFSWSDTKTGYYIGALAIFIVVFGVVRWIERHRMGYYLLAVREGQETAESLGVNSTIVKLGAMALSAALAALCGAFFAQYNYRVDPPMVMSLDMSMKFVLITILGGVGTFWGPFLGALVLIPLQEYTRAYLTHFGAGIDLIIFGIIIIVVMIKEPRGIMGLISYFKKDKAEEGAKS, from the coding sequence ATGACTCTGACGAAAAAAGACAAACTCTGGTACGGATTTATCATAGTCGCGGCCATCCTGCCCTGTATACCCGGCGTCATCGGCGGCGGCTCCTTCTTCGGTCACGTCGCGACGATGGTGCTGCTGTACGCCGCTATGGCGCAGTCCTGGAACATCATAAGCGGCTACTGCGGGCAGGTCTCATTCGGGCACTCGGTCTTTTTCGGGATCGGCGCCTACGCCGCCGGGCTCGCCGTCGTCACCTTCGAAACTCTTCCGTGGTACGGCGTGCCGCTGGGGATGCTCGCCGCGGCTCTCGTCTCTATATTGATAAGCTATCCCTGCTTCAGGCTCAAGGGGCACTACTTCGCGATAGCGACCTTTGCGATAGTCGAGATATTCAACCGCCTCTTCATGATATGGGACGCGGTGGGCGGGGCTCTCGGCCTCGACTACCCGATCCTGCCGGACGGCTGGGAAAATTTTTCCTGGTCCGACACTAAGACGGGCTACTACATCGGCGCCTTGGCGATATTCATAGTCGTCTTCGGCGTCGTCCGCTGGATAGAGAGGCACCGCATGGGCTACTATCTGCTCGCCGTGCGCGAGGGGCAGGAGACGGCCGAGTCGCTCGGCGTCAACAGTACGATCGTGAAGCTCGGCGCCATGGCGCTCTCGGCCGCGCTCGCGGCTTTGTGCGGCGCCTTCTTCGCGCAGTACAACTACCGCGTCGACCCTCCGATGGTCATGTCGCTCGATATGTCGATGAAGTTCGTCCTCATCACGATACTCGGCGGAGTGGGCACCTTCTGGGGGCCCTTCCTCGGCGCGCTCGTGCTCATCCCGCTGCAGGAATACACAAGGGCATATCTGACCCATTTCGGCGCGGGTATCGACCTGATAATATTCGGCATAATAATCATCGTCGTGATGATAAAGGAGCCGCGCGGGATCATGGGGCTTATATCTTACTTTAAAAAAGATAAAGCTGAAGAGGGGGCGAAAAGTTGA